In Myxocyprinus asiaticus isolate MX2 ecotype Aquarium Trade chromosome 3, UBuf_Myxa_2, whole genome shotgun sequence, the following proteins share a genomic window:
- the LOC127430572 gene encoding RING finger and CHY zinc finger domain-containing protein 1-like isoform X1, with the protein MATTEAGCEHYVRSCLLKAPCCGKFYVCRLCHDDEENHQMDRFKVREVKCAVCNTVQEAQQTCKECTVKFGEYYCGICHLFDKDKKQYHCQPCGICRIGPREKYFHCTKCNLCLATDLKHNHKCVENVSRQNCPVCMEDIHTSRIGAHVLTCGHLLHRTCLEDLFQTGFLFCSAYRCPLCKHSALDMEQHWEQMDNDIAQSSMPTEYQDSTVKIICNDCQAHCTVAFHVLGMKCSSCGSYNTTQDGGLIMPPVVDTQHTAEQPTEEEHDAEQHE; encoded by the exons ATGGCCACCACAGAAGCCGGATGTGAGCATTATGTTCGCAGCTGTTTGTTAAAA gCACCCTGCTGTGGGAAGTTTTATGTGTGCCGACTGTGTCATGATGATGAAGAGAATCATCAAATGGACCGATTTAAGGTTCGAGAGGTTAAATGTGCAGTGTGTAATACTGTTCAAGAG GCTCAACAGACATGTAAGGAATGTACAGTGAAGTTCGGCGAGTATTACTGTGGCATTTGTCATCTGTTTGATAAAGACAAGAAGCAGTACCACTGCCAGCCCTGCGGAATATGCAG AATTGGTCCAAGAGAGAAATACTTCCACTGCACGAAATGCAATTTATGTTTAGCCACTGATCTTAAACATAATCACAAG TGTGTTGAGAAtgtctccagacagaactgtccTGTATGTATGGAAGACATCCACACGTCCAGAATAGGGGCTCATGTTCTTACCTGTGGTCATCTCCTACACAG AACATGCCTTGAAGATTTGTTCCAAACTGG TTTTCTGTTCTGCAGTGCTTACCGCTGTCCACTGTGTAAGCACTCGGCCTTGGACATGGAGCAGCACTGGGAACAGATGGATAACGATATTGCCCAGTCATCCATGCCCACAGAGTACCAGGACTCAACAGTTAAG ATAATATGCAATGACTGCCAGGCTCATTGTACTGTCGCCTTCCATGTGTTGGGGATGAAATGCAGCAGCTGTGGCTCCTATAACACCACCCAGGACGGGGGGCTGATCATGCCTCCTGTTGTAGACACACAACATACTGCAGAACAGCCAACTgaagaagagcatgatgctgagCAACATGAGTGA
- the LOC127430572 gene encoding RING finger and CHY zinc finger domain-containing protein 1-like isoform X2 produces the protein MATTEAGCEHYVRSCLLKAPCCGKFYVCRLCHDDEENHQMDRFKVREVKCAVCNTVQEAQQTCKECTVKFGEYYCGICHLFDKDKKQYHCQPCGICRIGPREKYFHCTKCNLCLATDLKHNHKCVENVSRQNCPVCMEDIHTSRIGAHVLTCGHLLHRTCLEDLFQTGAYRCPLCKHSALDMEQHWEQMDNDIAQSSMPTEYQDSTVKIICNDCQAHCTVAFHVLGMKCSSCGSYNTTQDGGLIMPPVVDTQHTAEQPTEEEHDAEQHE, from the exons ATGGCCACCACAGAAGCCGGATGTGAGCATTATGTTCGCAGCTGTTTGTTAAAA gCACCCTGCTGTGGGAAGTTTTATGTGTGCCGACTGTGTCATGATGATGAAGAGAATCATCAAATGGACCGATTTAAGGTTCGAGAGGTTAAATGTGCAGTGTGTAATACTGTTCAAGAG GCTCAACAGACATGTAAGGAATGTACAGTGAAGTTCGGCGAGTATTACTGTGGCATTTGTCATCTGTTTGATAAAGACAAGAAGCAGTACCACTGCCAGCCCTGCGGAATATGCAG AATTGGTCCAAGAGAGAAATACTTCCACTGCACGAAATGCAATTTATGTTTAGCCACTGATCTTAAACATAATCACAAG TGTGTTGAGAAtgtctccagacagaactgtccTGTATGTATGGAAGACATCCACACGTCCAGAATAGGGGCTCATGTTCTTACCTGTGGTCATCTCCTACACAG AACATGCCTTGAAGATTTGTTCCAAACTGG TGCTTACCGCTGTCCACTGTGTAAGCACTCGGCCTTGGACATGGAGCAGCACTGGGAACAGATGGATAACGATATTGCCCAGTCATCCATGCCCACAGAGTACCAGGACTCAACAGTTAAG ATAATATGCAATGACTGCCAGGCTCATTGTACTGTCGCCTTCCATGTGTTGGGGATGAAATGCAGCAGCTGTGGCTCCTATAACACCACCCAGGACGGGGGGCTGATCATGCCTCCTGTTGTAGACACACAACATACTGCAGAACAGCCAACTgaagaagagcatgatgctgagCAACATGAGTGA